The genomic region TCCATGACAAGCGGGAAGATTTAAAGCGTCGCCAAGACCAAAGAGAGATACAAAGGGTAATGAAAAACTACTAATCAGAAGTTAGTTTAACTACAAGCTAAAAGTTAAATTTGGTTAAGAAGAGTGTTTTTTCTATTTCTCTAGCTAGATCTACCAACAAATGAGTTTTCTGGCTTAAGAGCGATTTAGTTTAGATTGCTACTGAATAGATTAGTAGGCAGCATAACAATTCAACCAGAAAACTCAACCATGAAAATTGCTGCTCTTTCTAAAATAATTGGTGCTGGAGTTCTCGCCTTCAGCTTGACAGCACTACCTGTATCTGCACAAACTACCACCACCCCAGACTCTGGAACAACAACGACTCAACCTACAGTGGTTGATGACGTAGACGATCGCGATGATGATAGTAACTGGGGTTGGCTTGGCTTACTCGGTCTAGCTGGTTTACTCGGTCTAGCTGGAAGAAAGAAAAAAGAACCTACAGCATATCGCGATCCCGATCGTACTGTAGGTAGCACGACCTATAGAGAATAATCTTTCTGATTTTCCACAAATGGAGATCTAAATAATGTCTGAAGGAAAATGAATAACTAGGCAATTTTTGTGACTGCCATACAAGCAAGTTGCCTAGTTTTTTCAGTATCTAGGTGTAGGCATTTCGGGAGATGTCAGAAGTGGCGATCGCTTTTTAGCTTAGATGAGTACTGTATTTACTCTCACCCATCTATGATTTATATTCCCGATCCACAAATTCCCAATCCGACACCAAGTCCCCTACCTCAACCGACTCCAGAACCAACTCCCCCACCAGCACCGGAACCCGTACCGAGTCCCGTACCGCAGCCAATTCCATCGCCAGCACCAGAACCCGTACCGAGTCCCGTACCGGAACCCGTACCCGCACCAATTCCCCAACCCGTACCTGCACCAATTCCGCAACCAATTCCCGAACCGGTGTAGATAGCAGCAAATGCTATTCCGTGACTGAGAAATCTAAAGTTTCGCA from Chroococcidiopsis sp. SAG 2025 harbors:
- a CDS encoding WGxxGxxG family protein, whose product is MKIAALSKIIGAGVLAFSLTALPVSAQTTTTPDSGTTTTQPTVVDDVDDRDDDSNWGWLGLLGLAGLLGLAGRKKKEPTAYRDPDRTVGSTTYRE